One Desulfobulbus propionicus DSM 2032 DNA segment encodes these proteins:
- a CDS encoding homocysteine S-methyltransferase family protein, with translation MQPHDHEVLILDGACGTNLQEMHIPPSAWKGKEGCNELLNLTAPETITELHASFVTAGAMVIETNTFGANRIVLDEYGLQDQVEAINRAGVDNARAAIGGKAHTYIAGSIGPGTKLPSLGHISVEDMANAYAEQIRALVLAGVDLLIIETCQDLLQIKTAMITCFDTLEALGRDIPVMASVTIERTGTMLVGTDIAAAATTFEPYPIFSFGLNCATGPLDMESHIRWLSRNWPGRISCVPNQGLPEVVNGKTCYPLDPKTYAQEMKRFVTEYGVSVVGGCCGTTPNHIRQLVQTLTGVKPAVRRVNA, from the coding sequence ATGCAACCACATGATCATGAGGTGCTGATTCTTGACGGCGCCTGCGGCACTAATTTACAGGAAATGCACATCCCGCCTTCAGCCTGGAAGGGAAAGGAAGGATGCAATGAGCTTCTCAATTTGACCGCTCCCGAGACAATCACCGAACTCCATGCCAGCTTTGTCACGGCTGGAGCCATGGTCATTGAGACTAATACCTTTGGTGCCAACCGCATTGTGCTGGATGAGTACGGCCTGCAGGATCAGGTCGAGGCAATCAATCGCGCGGGAGTAGACAACGCCAGGGCCGCCATCGGTGGCAAGGCCCATACCTACATCGCTGGTTCGATCGGACCGGGCACCAAACTCCCCTCGCTCGGTCACATCTCGGTGGAAGACATGGCCAATGCCTACGCCGAGCAGATTCGTGCCCTGGTTCTGGCCGGTGTCGATCTGCTGATCATCGAAACCTGCCAGGATCTGCTCCAGATCAAGACCGCCATGATTACCTGTTTCGATACGCTTGAGGCCCTGGGTCGTGATATCCCGGTCATGGCTTCGGTCACCATTGAACGAACGGGCACCATGCTGGTGGGAACGGATATTGCCGCTGCCGCTACCACCTTTGAACCCTATCCGATCTTTTCCTTTGGCCTGAACTGCGCCACCGGTCCGTTGGATATGGAGTCGCACATCCGGTGGCTTAGCCGGAACTGGCCAGGGCGCATCTCCTGTGTTCCCAACCAGGGGCTGCCAGAGGTGGTGAATGGCAAAACCTGCTATCCTCTTGATCCGAAGACGTATGCCCAGGAAATGAAACGATTTGTTACCGAATACGGTGTCAGCGTGGTGGGGGGGTGCTGCGGGACGACCCCAAACCACATCCGTCAACTGGTACAGACTCTGACCGGGGTGAAACCGGCAGTCCGGAGGGTAAACGCATGA
- a CDS encoding NTP transferase domain-containing protein, with product MHPPITAVVLAAGKGTRMKSSRAKVLHEVFFQPMVHHVLNTIQETGIDRCVVIVGHQRQEVLRVLQGFSIIPVVQEAQLGTGHAVLCAENACSETDLVMILCGDTPLIQATTLQAMIETHREQRATLTLMTTLLDQPFGYGRILCDARGKVQAIIEEKDATDEQRRIQEINAGIYLVDRSFLFAALGQVGTDNSQGEVYLTDIVAVANRQGLTVHKFVHPQAMDVLGVNSRVELAQAQAVLQHRRNRSLMLSGVTLQAPETILIAPECAIGQDTAIMGNVRISGGTSVGRECWIASGTVLHDCQLGDGVTIGANSVLEHCRIPEGETIPPLTYRSGA from the coding sequence ATGCATCCACCGATCACCGCCGTTGTCCTGGCCGCCGGCAAAGGCACCCGCATGAAATCGTCCCGCGCCAAGGTCCTCCACGAAGTGTTCTTTCAGCCCATGGTCCACCATGTGCTCAATACGATCCAGGAGACAGGGATCGATCGCTGCGTGGTGATTGTCGGTCATCAGCGCCAGGAAGTGCTGCGGGTGCTCCAAGGGTTTTCGATCATCCCGGTGGTGCAGGAGGCGCAGTTGGGGACCGGGCACGCCGTTCTCTGTGCAGAAAACGCTTGCAGCGAGACAGACCTGGTGATGATCCTTTGCGGTGACACGCCGTTGATTCAGGCCACCACTCTTCAGGCCATGATCGAGACCCACCGGGAGCAACGCGCCACCCTCACCTTAATGACCACCCTGCTTGATCAGCCCTTTGGCTATGGCCGCATTCTGTGCGATGCCCGCGGCAAGGTGCAGGCGATTATTGAAGAGAAAGATGCCACCGACGAACAGCGTCGCATCCAGGAAATCAACGCCGGTATTTATCTGGTCGACCGCAGTTTTCTGTTTGCAGCCCTGGGCCAGGTCGGCACCGATAACAGCCAGGGGGAAGTCTATCTGACCGATATCGTCGCCGTTGCCAACCGCCAGGGCTTGACGGTGCACAAGTTTGTTCATCCCCAGGCCATGGATGTCCTCGGGGTCAATTCCCGGGTCGAACTGGCCCAGGCCCAGGCCGTCTTGCAACACCGGCGCAACCGTTCCCTGATGCTGTCCGGGGTCACCCTCCAGGCACCGGAAACCATCCTCATCGCTCCGGAGTGCGCTATCGGGCAGGACACCGCCATCATGGGCAACGTCCGGATCAGTGGTGGCACCTCCGTGGGCAGGGAATGCTGGATCGCCAGCGGCACAGTCCTGCATGACTGCCAATTGGGCGATGGGGTTACCATCGGCGCCAACAGTGTTCTTGAACACTGTCGCATTCCTGAAGGGGAGACGATCCCCCCCCTCACCTATCGAAGCGGCGCGTGA
- a CDS encoding phosphoribosylaminoimidazolecarboxamide formyltransferase, whose product MTDLKKMYSTLRGDSFPMEMTISFGDQTLVYRKKTWKIPMENGALDERGLRYGENPDQEAALYELVNGNLLLGDCRYIEPGNGLVSAITVEDMLQVGKHPGKINLTDVDNGLNIIKYLIDKPAVVILKHNNPCGAAVGTSLADAYNRANRCDRIAAFGGAVVTSRPLDRQTAELMAENYLEVVCAPDFEEGVLAILARRKNLRVIRMAGIARLAEFEHHRFIDFKSLIDGGIIVQQSAVNSIRSAADLKPATTTYKGVAYTCERQPTQREIDDMLFGWAVEHGVTSNSVIYVKDGCTTAIGAGEQDRVGVAEIAIHKAYTKYADITCFDTYGIPYADLVLEIARGTRSADDKLAIDAKVKAERAGIPGSVMISDAFFPFRDAADVGIREGVTAILQAGGSIRDFESIQACNEADPQVAMMFTGQRSFKH is encoded by the coding sequence ATGACTGACCTGAAAAAAATGTACTCTACCCTTCGGGGTGATTCTTTTCCCATGGAAATGACCATCTCCTTCGGCGACCAGACCTTGGTCTACCGGAAAAAAACATGGAAGATTCCCATGGAAAACGGAGCGCTCGATGAGCGTGGCCTCCGCTACGGAGAAAACCCGGATCAGGAAGCCGCTCTGTACGAGTTGGTCAACGGCAACCTCCTGCTCGGCGACTGCCGCTACATAGAGCCGGGCAACGGCCTGGTGAGCGCCATCACCGTCGAAGACATGCTTCAAGTGGGCAAGCATCCGGGCAAGATCAATCTGACCGATGTCGATAACGGCCTCAACATCATCAAGTACCTGATCGACAAACCGGCGGTGGTCATTCTCAAACACAATAATCCCTGCGGAGCCGCCGTTGGCACCAGTCTGGCCGATGCCTATAACCGTGCCAACCGGTGCGACCGGATAGCCGCCTTCGGTGGAGCAGTGGTCACCAGCCGCCCTCTGGACCGTCAAACAGCTGAACTCATGGCCGAAAATTACCTGGAAGTGGTCTGCGCCCCGGACTTCGAGGAAGGGGTGCTGGCAATTCTCGCCCGCCGCAAGAATTTGCGGGTAATTCGCATGGCTGGCATTGCTCGGTTGGCGGAATTCGAGCACCATCGGTTCATCGATTTCAAGTCACTGATCGACGGCGGCATCATCGTTCAACAGTCGGCGGTTAATTCCATCCGCTCCGCCGCCGACCTCAAACCCGCCACCACCACCTACAAAGGCGTGGCCTATACCTGCGAACGCCAACCCACGCAACGGGAGATCGACGACATGCTGTTTGGCTGGGCCGTGGAACACGGCGTCACCTCTAACTCGGTGATCTACGTCAAGGACGGTTGCACCACGGCTATCGGCGCCGGCGAACAGGACCGGGTCGGGGTGGCCGAAATCGCCATTCACAAAGCTTACACCAAATATGCCGACATCACCTGCTTTGATACCTACGGTATTCCCTATGCCGATTTGGTGCTGGAAATTGCCCGCGGTACGAGGAGTGCGGACGACAAGCTGGCGATCGATGCCAAAGTCAAGGCGGAGCGGGCCGGCATTCCAGGATCAGTGATGATCTCCGATGCCTTTTTTCCCTTCCGGGACGCAGCCGATGTCGGGATCCGTGAAGGGGTCACCGCCATCCTTCAGGCAGGTGGATCAATCCGTGATTTCGAGTCGATTCAGGCCTGTAACGAGGCCGATCCGCAGGTGGCGATGATGTTCACCGGCCAGCGCTCCTTTAAGCATTAA
- a CDS encoding Gfo/Idh/MocA family protein, which translates to MQDAEQTWRVGVIGAGKHGSRYARHLAQDVNGLGLAAISRRSEQGRLLAETLSCRWHADWRQLVADPGVECVVAALPPVLNLEVALACAHAGKPLLLEKPMAVSVREAEQIRDAFDAHKVTLTIGQTLRYNRVIRMLRRQLADIAPLASFTVNQRLEPATLSWLDDPSSAGAGVSFHSAVHVFDALRFITGHEIVRVLARTRCVHSTLLEDHLLALVEMDNGVIGSVDCSKIGAARTGRFEFIGNGGQLQGDQVHHVGELIRGQQRTPLDPGEPVSTLVPLLEDWRDFLRGRQANPISPQEGLATVRVCEACLRSAATGGWEAVYPHREPPCKAAPG; encoded by the coding sequence ATGCAGGATGCAGAACAGACTTGGCGGGTGGGGGTTATTGGTGCGGGTAAACATGGCAGTCGTTATGCCCGTCATCTCGCCCAGGATGTGAATGGCCTGGGGCTTGCTGCCATCAGCCGCAGGTCGGAACAGGGGCGTCTTTTGGCCGAGACCCTGTCCTGTCGTTGGCATGCCGATTGGCGGCAGTTGGTGGCCGATCCTGGGGTAGAGTGCGTTGTCGCCGCCTTGCCGCCAGTGCTGAACCTGGAGGTGGCCTTGGCCTGCGCCCATGCAGGAAAGCCGCTATTGCTGGAAAAACCCATGGCGGTTTCCGTTCGGGAAGCTGAACAGATTCGTGACGCCTTCGATGCGCACAAGGTGACGCTGACCATCGGCCAGACCCTGCGGTATAACCGGGTGATCAGGATGCTCCGCCGGCAGCTGGCCGATATAGCACCGCTTGCCAGTTTTACCGTCAATCAGCGGCTGGAACCGGCCACGCTCTCTTGGCTTGACGATCCATCGTCTGCCGGGGCAGGGGTCAGCTTTCACTCTGCGGTGCATGTATTTGATGCCCTGCGTTTCATTACCGGCCATGAGATCGTGCGCGTGCTGGCTCGGACCCGTTGTGTGCACAGCACTTTGTTGGAGGATCACCTCCTTGCCCTGGTCGAGATGGACAATGGGGTGATCGGATCGGTGGACTGTTCCAAAATCGGCGCGGCGCGAACCGGCCGCTTCGAATTTATCGGCAACGGTGGCCAACTGCAGGGGGATCAGGTCCATCATGTCGGCGAACTGATCCGGGGGCAGCAACGCACGCCGCTGGACCCCGGGGAACCGGTGAGTACCCTTGTTCCCTTGCTCGAAGACTGGCGCGATTTTCTCCGTGGCCGACAGGCTAACCCAATTTCCCCCCAAGAAGGACTGGCGACGGTTCGGGTCTGCGAGGCCTGTCTGCGTTCAGCCGCCACCGGTGGTTGGGAAGCGGTGTACCCACACCGGGAACCGCCCTGCAAGGCGGCTCCCGGATAA
- the hemA gene encoding glutamyl-tRNA reductase, which translates to MSRDAIVLLGVNHKTTPVAVREKLALSAGYEEPLKALGTLEKLREYYLLSTCNRVEVLFTCRNVDEATKAVLELLFAHGITTEELDRYVYRYVNDQAVEHLFLVAASLDSMIVGEAQILGQLKEAYRHATKMGSSGFILNKLLHKSFSVAKRVRTETRIGASAVSISYAAVELARKIFGDLGGKKVLLVGAGEMAELAAEHLVGQGVAEVVVANRTLQRAINLARCYHGRAVSLEELLDQLQFVDIIISSTGSPELILRKEDVRSVMRERRNRPLFFIDIAVPRDLDPSINQLDNVYLYDIDDLHNVVEMNKSERDKEAVKAQRIIAEEKLKFGKWLANMESTPTIIQLRATIERHIRSEVEKTLGRFEEMEGEKRQGLEKMVAALTGKMAYPPLHYLKSDNHCISLPERIKTIRELYHLDNGDNGQEEP; encoded by the coding sequence ATGTCTCGTGACGCCATAGTGCTGCTTGGCGTCAACCACAAGACGACGCCGGTGGCTGTCCGTGAGAAACTGGCCCTTTCGGCAGGTTACGAGGAACCGCTGAAAGCTTTGGGCACCTTGGAGAAATTACGCGAGTACTATCTGCTTTCCACCTGCAACCGGGTGGAGGTGCTCTTTACTTGCCGGAACGTGGACGAGGCGACGAAGGCGGTGCTTGAACTGCTCTTCGCCCACGGGATTACCACCGAGGAACTCGACCGGTATGTATATCGTTATGTCAATGACCAGGCTGTTGAGCATCTCTTTCTGGTCGCAGCCAGTCTTGACTCGATGATTGTCGGCGAGGCCCAGATTCTTGGTCAGCTCAAAGAGGCATACCGTCACGCTACCAAAATGGGTAGCAGCGGTTTTATTCTGAACAAGCTGCTGCATAAGTCTTTTTCCGTGGCCAAGCGGGTGCGCACCGAAACCAGGATCGGTGCCAGCGCCGTCTCCATCAGCTATGCGGCGGTCGAGCTGGCGAGAAAAATTTTCGGCGATCTCGGCGGAAAAAAAGTCTTGCTGGTCGGGGCCGGCGAAATGGCGGAGCTCGCTGCCGAACATCTGGTCGGGCAGGGTGTTGCCGAGGTGGTGGTGGCCAATCGAACCCTCCAGCGGGCGATCAACCTGGCCCGCTGTTATCATGGTCGTGCGGTTTCTTTGGAAGAGCTGCTTGATCAGTTGCAGTTTGTCGACATCATCATCAGCTCCACTGGGTCGCCCGAACTGATTCTGCGCAAGGAGGATGTACGGTCGGTGATGCGTGAACGGCGCAACCGGCCGCTGTTCTTCATCGATATCGCCGTGCCCCGCGATCTTGATCCGTCCATCAACCAATTGGACAATGTCTATCTCTATGACATCGACGACCTGCACAATGTGGTCGAGATGAACAAGTCCGAACGCGACAAGGAAGCCGTCAAGGCCCAGCGGATCATTGCCGAGGAAAAACTGAAATTCGGCAAATGGCTGGCGAACATGGAATCAACCCCGACCATCATCCAGCTGCGAGCGACGATCGAGCGGCACATTCGCTCGGAGGTGGAAAAAACGTTGGGACGGTTTGAGGAAATGGAAGGGGAGAAGCGTCAGGGTTTGGAGAAAATGGTGGCCGCCCTGACCGGAAAAATGGCCTATCCCCCCTTGCATTATCTCAAAAGCGACAATCACTGCATCAGTCTGCCTGAACGGATCAAGACCATTCGCGAATTGTACCATCTCGATAACGGCGACAATGGGCAGGAAGAACCGTGA
- the ccsB gene encoding c-type cytochrome biogenesis protein CcsB, translated as MSFLLFQGSVAVYMLSTAAYLVFFLNQKAALRRTGRAIFLTAFCIHTANLFARAIETGHTPITSHHETVSFFAWSVGCCYLSFRWRYTVKNLGIFVSTLVLGLMLVAAFSSRGMVPLPPALQSWWLPIHASITLFADGFLALACIGGIMYLLQEREIKTKRFGLFYSRLPSLEALDKLNHHCLSVGFPLFTLGLITGSLWAKQAWGAYWHWDPKETWSLITWFLYAAAVHQRFTVGWRGRRVAILSIVAFLSVLFTLWGVSFLLEGVHTYVS; from the coding sequence ATGAGTTTTCTGCTCTTTCAGGGAAGCGTCGCGGTCTACATGCTGTCCACCGCCGCCTATCTGGTGTTCTTTCTCAATCAAAAAGCAGCGTTGCGCAGGACCGGCCGGGCCATTTTCTTGACCGCCTTCTGCATCCACACCGCCAATCTCTTCGCCCGCGCCATTGAAACCGGCCATACTCCCATTACCAGCCATCACGAGACCGTCTCGTTTTTCGCCTGGTCGGTGGGGTGCTGTTATCTGTCCTTTCGTTGGCGATATACGGTCAAGAATTTGGGCATCTTTGTTAGCACCCTCGTCCTGGGGCTGATGCTGGTCGCGGCCTTTTCCTCCCGCGGCATGGTGCCTTTGCCGCCGGCTCTGCAGTCCTGGTGGCTGCCGATCCATGCCTCCATCACCCTGTTTGCCGACGGATTTCTGGCCTTGGCCTGCATCGGCGGGATCATGTATCTGCTGCAGGAGCGTGAAATCAAAACAAAACGATTCGGACTGTTCTATTCGCGCCTGCCTTCCTTGGAGGCGTTGGACAAGCTGAATCACCATTGCCTGAGTGTCGGTTTTCCCTTGTTCACCCTTGGACTGATCACCGGCTCGTTATGGGCCAAGCAGGCTTGGGGGGCCTATTGGCACTGGGATCCCAAGGAAACCTGGTCGCTGATTACCTGGTTCCTCTATGCTGCCGCCGTGCATCAGCGCTTCACCGTGGGCTGGCGGGGACGCCGAGTGGCCATTCTCAGTATCGTGGCCTTTTTGTCCGTGCTGTTCACCCTGTGGGGCGTTTCCTTTCTTTTGGAAGGGGTGCATACTTATGTCTCGTGA
- a CDS encoding precorrin-2 dehydrogenase/sirohydrochlorin ferrochelatase family protein yields the protein MYPVCLDIAERLCVVIGGGQVAERKVRGLLISAGVVRVVSPEVTRGLLSLIENRAVEWRQKKYHPSDLEGAFLVFAATNLSTVQAAVHRDARAAGLLINVANAPQLCTFQVPATIRRGDLTVSVATNGKSPAVAAMVRKRLEREFGEEWALLTRLAFLLREQMLAEEDRNMEVKNLFQKILHDDIVDWLRERQWANIQQHLESVLGRPVDRELEILIKENP from the coding sequence ATGTATCCTGTATGTCTTGACATTGCCGAACGGCTGTGCGTGGTTATCGGCGGCGGACAAGTCGCGGAACGCAAGGTGCGGGGACTGCTCATCTCTGCAGGCGTGGTACGCGTTGTCAGTCCGGAGGTGACGCGGGGGTTGTTGTCGCTGATAGAGAACCGGGCCGTGGAATGGCGACAGAAAAAGTATCACCCCTCCGACCTTGAGGGAGCCTTTCTCGTCTTTGCCGCCACCAATCTATCCACCGTGCAGGCCGCTGTCCATCGGGATGCGCGGGCGGCAGGCCTGCTGATCAATGTCGCCAATGCGCCACAATTATGCACCTTTCAGGTACCTGCAACCATTCGTCGGGGCGACTTGACAGTGAGCGTGGCCACCAACGGCAAGAGTCCGGCTGTGGCGGCCATGGTCCGGAAGCGGCTGGAGCGTGAATTCGGCGAGGAGTGGGCGCTTCTTACCCGGCTTGCCTTCCTATTGCGCGAACAGATGCTGGCCGAGGAAGACCGCAACATGGAGGTCAAGAATCTGTTTCAAAAGATACTCCATGACGATATAGTCGATTGGCTCCGGGAGCGGCAATGGGCAAACATTCAGCAGCACCTGGAGAGCGTGCTCGGTCGGCCAGTCGACCGTGAATTGGAGATCTTGATCAAGGAGAATCCATGA
- a CDS encoding class I SAM-dependent methyltransferase translates to MDPQTLPAEERALYQAIKERYTVAFEPLKIREHKLQLLKITDLEQILEGKDPLKDVSTFPFWIRLWEAAIVLSEFIAGLPCEKGTTLLELGAGLGAPGLTAAACGYTVTLSDYEQLILDFERVNAAASKLDGVQFAMLDWLDPPAMEQYDVIVGAEILFREEFFQPLLDVLRKALKPNGVVYLAHDIKRRSLEPFLKMAEQEYRIAASQRKLKSYDEDKIILLTRLQPLQSRN, encoded by the coding sequence ATGGATCCACAAACCTTGCCGGCTGAGGAGCGGGCCTTGTACCAAGCCATCAAAGAGCGGTACACCGTGGCCTTTGAACCGCTCAAAATCAGGGAGCATAAATTGCAACTGCTCAAAATCACCGATCTGGAGCAGATTCTCGAGGGCAAGGACCCGTTGAAAGATGTGTCCACCTTTCCTTTCTGGATTCGGTTGTGGGAAGCGGCCATTGTGTTATCCGAATTTATCGCTGGCCTTCCGTGCGAAAAGGGGACGACACTTCTCGAGCTAGGGGCTGGGCTGGGTGCACCTGGTTTGACCGCCGCAGCTTGTGGGTATACTGTCACATTAAGTGATTATGAACAGCTAATTCTCGATTTTGAACGGGTCAACGCCGCAGCCAGCAAGCTTGACGGTGTTCAATTTGCCATGCTCGATTGGCTCGACCCGCCGGCGATGGAACAATACGACGTCATCGTCGGGGCTGAGATCCTCTTTCGGGAAGAATTTTTCCAGCCACTGCTTGATGTCCTCCGTAAGGCGCTCAAACCAAACGGCGTGGTGTACCTGGCCCATGATATCAAGCGCCGCAGCCTTGAGCCGTTTCTGAAAATGGCTGAACAGGAATACCGGATTGCCGCCTCGCAGAGAAAGTTGAAAAGTTATGACGAAGATAAAATTATTCTCCTGACCCGTTTGCAGCCGTTGCAATCACGGAATTGA
- the extJ gene encoding selenite/tellurite reduction operon protein ExtJ, protein MKKIVIGMMVAAFVLSAGAVFAAKCTVDSVDGNKVTVTCDKVDVKAGDNVTMKAKKALEGC, encoded by the coding sequence ATGAAAAAAATTGTAATCGGTATGATGGTTGCGGCTTTTGTTTTGAGCGCGGGTGCAGTCTTTGCTGCCAAATGCACCGTTGACAGTGTTGACGGCAATAAAGTGACTGTCACCTGCGACAAGGTTGATGTAAAGGCTGGTGACAATGTGACCATGAAGGCTAAAAAAGCCCTGGAAGGCTGCTGA
- a CDS encoding TlpA disulfide reductase family protein, with protein sequence MKKYMVALRLLIFSVVVFGLSVRVQGAVMMPAFSLPTAIDGAVVTSEMYRGKAMLITFFATWCPPCLQEIPTLKALHARFQPQGFAVVALSVDEGPSRAVAQLVKRAEINYQVLMADRKTTQNFGGVVAIPTSFLVNRNGHVVKKYPGFVPHSLLEKDIVSVL encoded by the coding sequence ATGAAAAAGTATATGGTTGCGTTGAGATTGCTGATTTTTTCGGTAGTTGTTTTCGGTTTGTCCGTGCGGGTGCAGGGGGCGGTGATGATGCCTGCCTTTTCTTTGCCAACCGCCATCGATGGTGCAGTTGTTACCAGCGAAATGTATCGTGGAAAGGCCATGTTGATAACTTTTTTCGCCACGTGGTGTCCTCCCTGTCTGCAGGAAATTCCAACCCTGAAAGCGTTGCATGCCCGGTTCCAACCCCAAGGCTTTGCTGTGGTGGCGCTTTCCGTTGATGAAGGCCCTTCACGAGCGGTGGCCCAATTGGTCAAACGGGCGGAGATCAACTATCAGGTTTTGATGGCGGACCGGAAAACAACCCAAAATTTTGGTGGCGTGGTAGCGATTCCGACCTCGTTTCTTGTCAACAGGAATGGCCATGTCGTGAAAAAATATCCCGGTTTTGTGCCGCACAGTTTGTTGGAAAAAGATATCGTATCAGTACTTTGA
- a CDS encoding flagellar basal body rod C-terminal domain-containing protein — MISGIQSALSGAQAFSAKIESNAHNIANLNTEGYRKSRVVLSAGVAQSVQATVGRVDAPGPVVNEETAQGYAVRELSNVDLGEEIPDLMRNTHGYAANLRTVQVSDNMLQTLLDIKA; from the coding sequence ATGATATCAGGCATCCAATCAGCTCTATCCGGGGCACAGGCATTTTCCGCGAAAATTGAAAGTAATGCCCATAATATCGCTAATCTGAACACGGAAGGGTATAGGAAAAGCCGGGTTGTTTTGTCGGCGGGAGTTGCGCAAAGTGTTCAGGCGACGGTTGGTCGAGTCGATGCGCCGGGACCAGTGGTCAATGAGGAAACCGCGCAAGGCTATGCTGTGCGGGAATTGTCGAATGTCGATCTTGGCGAGGAGATCCCGGACCTGATGCGTAATACTCATGGGTATGCGGCCAATTTGAGAACCGTACAGGTCTCGGACAATATGTTGCAAACGCTTCTCGATATCAAGGCCTGA
- a CDS encoding SurA N-terminal domain-containing protein, whose translation MHEIRCTVDASDQHTFLFHLTMASRILFFLVSICLVFVSAASNANVVDRSVAIVNNDTITLSEVNELGRSFFKKVTEETPADRLPEALQQARNTVIDKLIDKKLLVQEAKKLGIQVSDQEVDNALQRVLANNKATMEQFHKELLAMGMTEKQYKEELRDQILSSKLINHEVRTKVVIPEEKILEYYQSNYTRQVGGGELHLQQIGCTWGEPLANGVVPSQDDAKEKIRKAYEKAKDGDDFNELAKKYSDLPSAEDGGDLGTFQLHELAPAMQQAVAQLKSGEISPVVQIDNGYHFFKLVSSQGGATVSKADYEAVKEEIRERLYKQAMEARFKDWVKSIRDKAYIKIL comes from the coding sequence GTGCATGAAATTCGTTGCACAGTCGATGCTTCCGATCAACACACCTTTCTTTTTCATCTTACCATGGCATCACGAATCCTCTTTTTTTTAGTCTCGATCTGCCTTGTTTTCGTCTCGGCAGCCTCAAATGCGAATGTGGTCGACCGGAGCGTCGCGATTGTCAACAATGACACCATCACCCTCTCGGAAGTCAACGAGCTGGGCCGGTCGTTTTTCAAGAAAGTCACCGAGGAAACCCCGGCGGATCGATTGCCTGAAGCGTTGCAGCAGGCTCGCAACACGGTGATTGACAAGTTGATCGACAAAAAGCTTTTGGTTCAAGAAGCCAAGAAACTCGGCATCCAGGTGAGTGATCAGGAAGTCGACAACGCGCTGCAACGGGTTCTTGCCAACAACAAGGCCACCATGGAACAATTCCACAAGGAATTACTTGCCATGGGGATGACCGAAAAGCAGTACAAGGAAGAACTCCGCGATCAAATCCTCAGCTCAAAGCTGATCAATCACGAGGTCCGGACCAAGGTGGTCATTCCCGAAGAAAAAATTCTCGAGTATTATCAATCCAACTACACAAGGCAGGTTGGCGGCGGTGAACTTCACCTCCAACAGATCGGATGCACCTGGGGAGAACCTCTCGCCAACGGGGTTGTTCCCAGCCAGGACGATGCAAAGGAAAAAATAAGAAAAGCTTACGAGAAAGCCAAAGACGGAGATGATTTCAACGAACTGGCGAAGAAATACTCCGACTTGCCTTCCGCCGAGGATGGAGGTGACTTGGGCACCTTTCAACTGCACGAATTGGCACCCGCCATGCAACAAGCTGTTGCTCAATTGAAATCCGGAGAGATCAGTCCTGTTGTGCAAATCGATAATGGCTACCACTTTTTCAAGCTCGTTTCCAGCCAAGGTGGAGCAACCGTTTCCAAGGCTGATTACGAGGCAGTGAAAGAAGAAATCCGGGAAAGACTCTATAAACAAGCCATGGAGGCACGCTTCAAGGACTGGGTGAAGTCGATCCGCGACAAGGCCTACATCAAAATTCTCTAA